Proteins encoded in a region of the Marinococcus sp. PL1-022 genome:
- a CDS encoding YwhD family protein, with product MSEFSKDNNKGAEKKRGSQFNILSGDATKGDGGFNAGALSLDNVTPVFIDPAEDAAFIDMGALHARSEPEKRVKFGPDKSSVPDGKLYWLVWVSTEQGENGAFYAGLGACEMLVDKKARRAYKSMPEHVNNLDKAIKGRIAIAHMDEHSRYILQEYLKAFNQDMWNNSTEELYEAFRGAAEQ from the coding sequence ATGAGTGAATTCAGTAAAGATAATAATAAAGGCGCTGAAAAGAAACGCGGCAGCCAGTTCAATATTTTAAGCGGGGACGCTACGAAAGGGGACGGTGGCTTTAACGCCGGCGCCCTCAGTCTGGACAATGTAACCCCTGTTTTCATCGATCCGGCCGAAGACGCGGCATTTATTGACATGGGAGCACTGCACGCCAGATCCGAACCGGAAAAACGGGTGAAATTCGGCCCGGATAAAAGCAGCGTACCGGATGGCAAGCTGTACTGGCTCGTATGGGTATCGACGGAGCAGGGAGAAAACGGTGCGTTCTACGCCGGTCTTGGTGCCTGCGAAATGCTCGTAGACAAAAAAGCCCGCCGTGCGTACAAAAGTATGCCGGAGCATGTGAACAATCTGGATAAAGCAATTAAAGGCCGCATAGCCATTGCGCACATGGATGAGCATTCCCGCTACATTCTGCAGGAATATTTAAAAGCATTTAACCAGGACATGTGGAACAATTCGACAGAAGAGCTGTATGAGGCCTTCCGCGGAGCGGCGGAGCAATAA